The Amblyomma americanum isolate KBUSLIRL-KWMA chromosome 2, ASM5285725v1, whole genome shotgun sequence genome contains the following window.
AAGAAGAGGGTCGCGAGTGCGGGCGCAGGGCCGCCAACAGCGAAGCCGCAGCCGGAGCTCCGTTCTGCAGCAGCTCCCCATGTCGTGGGCAGTGCTCGCCCGGGCGATCCTGCTGGGCGTCCTACTGGACGCAGGACGCCGCGGGCATGCCGCCTCCCGTGAGTGTCCTTCGCTCTCTGTCCGGCGCGATGACCATTGCATGCCTGCGGTCTGTGTCCACCTTCCACCGTGCGCAACTCCGGACCACACGGGGCTAGTGGGCGATACTCGTGGACCGATGTGAGCGCACTTCGTCATTCGCGTACACAGCTGCTCCTTCTGTTAGCAGTGACATGCGGGATTACTCCATCCTACAAAAGCCACGTGTTAAGGAGGGCGTAGTACATGGAAAGTGTACATGTCGTTGCCCTGCGCGAATTGTACGGGGTGTGGcccgcagttgccttttttccagCGTTAGTTGCTATTAGGCCTTACCCCTGCTTTACGGCGCCATTGGCGGTCGCACCGCAAGCACAAACCAGCATTTGTTGGATGGCTTAAGGCCTCTACAGCTATAGATGCTGTCACCTAGGTGTTATGAGCACCTCGACATAGATGGGAGACACTGGCCTGGAGCCACCGAAGATGACTCCAACCAATTATATTGCTATGTAAAGCCTGCTGCGCTGATGTCGTGGCGCACTCTTGAGGCATAGGGCATAGGCGTGCTCACGTTGGAATCCCTAATAGTATTACGCGTACTTGCGAGATGCAATATACCCAAAAATTCTGAACGAAAGCATTTCtgaacaggaaagagtttatgaacgcaattttttcattatattgtaagattccactataataatcaatatatccgcagatgtcccttcgacaggcttgcatttttttgctattaaagttttttcggtcgtcaaaagcgttccccattcgttttctatggcagtcttaactgctcaatgtgaacgatgaaaaaactttaaaagaaatattttgctacaaatcggaagaatgaaccatcaCCTTCAATATATTTCCACGCCACTACCTTGCAATTTCTCAGTATTCAaagtttttgtccaagaatgttggacatgcgtaGGAGTCAAAACTGGGCCAGTGAATTTGTAAACTATAATTTGCCCCGGCGCCCACGCTAACGACACGCATCACCCTCCGCGCACGGCGCAGACGAGGGACTGTTCGCGCACGCGGACGAGACTCCGGTGCCCGAGCTCACCTGGCGTCGTCTGGGGGCGGCGTCGGAGGAGCCCAGCACCAGCCCCTCCGGGCCGGAGCTGTCCAGGCGCGACGGCAAAGGCGGCACCGCGGCCGGTGTAGTAGCCGTCGCCGAGGCCGGCAAGCCGGGCAAGATCGTGCTCCTCTCGGCAGGCCAGCTGCTCAACGGCACCGGCGCGTACCGGGTCGCCGGCGACGATCGCGTTCGCAAGGCGGCTGGCTTCGAGGTCGCCTACGACTACTACTTCAAGGTATGCACGCCCCGGCCTCGCTGCATGCAAGGCATTCCGGCCTATCGTCTAGCTGCCTCACGTGAAGGTGGAGGGACAGGTATATAATAATAATACGACTACTACTTCAAGGTATGCACGCCCCGGCCTCGCTGCATGCAAGGCATTCCGGCCTATCGTCTAGCTGCCTCACGTGAAGGTGGAGGGACAGGTATATAATAATAATACGACTACTACTTCAAGGTATGCACGCCCCGGCCTCGCTGCATGCAAGGCATTCCGGCCTATCGTCTAGCTGCCTCACGTGAAGGTGGAGGGACAGGTATATAATAATAATACGACTACTACTTCAAGGTATGCACGCCCCGGCCTCGCTGCATGCAAGGCATTCCGGCCTATCGTCTAGCTGCCTCACGTGAAGGTGGAGGGACAGGTATATAATAATAATACGACTACTACTTCAAGGTATGCACGCCCCGGCCTCGCTGCATGCAAGGCATTCCGGCCTATCGTCTAGCTGCCTCACGTGAAGGTGGAGGGACAGGTATATAATAATAATACGACTACTACTTCAAGGTATGCACGCCCCGGCCTCGCTGCATGCAAGGCATTCCGGCCTATCGTCTAGCTGCCACACGTGAAGGTGGAGGGACAGGTATATAATAATAATACGACTACTACTTCAAGGTATGCACGCCCCGGCCTCGCTGCATGCAAGGCATTCCGGCCTATCGTCTAGCTGCCTCACGTGAAGGTGGAGGGACAGGTATATAATAATAATACGACTACTACTTCAAGGTATGCACGCCCCGGCCTCGCTGCATGCAAGGCATTCCGGCCTATCGTCTAGCTGCCTCACGTGAAGGTGGAGGGACAGGTATATAATAATAATACGACTACTACTTCAAGGTATGCACGCCCCGGCCTCGCTGCATGCAAGGCATTCCGGCCTATCGTCTAGCTGCCTCACGTGAAGGTGGAGGGACAGGTATATAATAATAATACGACTACTACTTCAAGGTATGCACGCCCCGGCCTCGCTGCATGCAAGGCATTCCGGCCTATCGTCTAGCTGCCTCACGTGAAGGTGGAGGGACAGGTATATAATAATAATACGACTACTACTTCAAGGTATGCACGCCCCGGCCTCGCTGCATGCAAGGCATTCCGGCCTATCGTCTAGCTGCCTCGCGTGAAGGTGGAAGGACaggtatataataataataataataattggttttggggcaaagtaaatggcgcagcatctgtctcatatctcggtggacacctgaaccgcgccgtaagggaagggataaaggagggagtgaaagaagaaaggaagaaagaggtgccgtagtggagggctccggaataatttcgacctaaactatcaaagaggcaggagaattagatactcctcgccacataagggcctcacacaacaagaagcagctagttggcggaggctgcaaacgggaacattctttaacctacatatacttagcaagatgtatcctacacagtataggaacacatgcccgtggttcggggcaacccccacgctttaccacataacctgggagtgtaagcgaaactacacgttccaccaacacaaaaccccgagtgcggagcagtgggagagccggctcaccagctgcgagctcgtcacccaaagggcaatggtgcagctcGCAAGCGAAGctgcgcgactcagtggagccctggactaggggcccaaccctgctttgaaggtcaagagtctgcagcgatgcagacgaagaccgaacgctaagcacttaatggaccaaataaagtttctctctctctctctctctcgaccacctggggatctttaatgtgcactgacatcgcacaggtaGGACAGGTAGCTTGGGGATTTCTTGTTTTCTCACGGAATTGCTCGGCAGGGCACTCGTGGTTATCAGTGCCTTATGTTATTGGTTATTAATGCCTTATGTTAGCAACGCAGCGCAGATGCGTTCTGCAGGCCGTACCGGGTGCAGCGcagagggtgagggtgagggaggagaCGGGGTGAGGGTTTCTGATGATAatttcatacccagaaattctgggcaAGCGCACTTTCAATGTAACGGCATCTAGGTGGTCGCCATGTAAAAAAATTTTTGGCTTCTCCGCAGcgaaattctctgattggtcgaGAAGCTCATGATGTCATCAGCACTGCCAAATTTGGAAATGTGAGGACTAAAACGTTCGAGTACCTTttattggattatcatatgggaaTATACAAATCCGACCCACGCATCCTCCTTAATCCACCCCTAATCCACTTCATCTATCCACTGATACCTTTTAATCCGCCCAGTAGTTCCCACTAGTTCACCTTACAATCTGCACTAATCCACTTCAGTCCGCGCATTAATTCCACTAATCTACTTTAAACATTTTTCTGGGGTCGGCCTACTTCCAGAATGTTGGTGGTTCACTGGGATATTTAGAGGAAGGTCAACTTATAAATGCCATTGCATTTTTTAAAGAgctttagctcttactcatcacgtttctcgatttcttagggtctgctaccacctacCCTCGGCGTGAAATATTCGGTActgaggaattcaagatggcggcccccatagtaaatcgatatagtaACCTAATTGGTGATTgaatggtgacgtcattagtataccgaattggtgattgacgggtgacgtcactgatgtatccaattggtgattgatcgGTGACATCACTTATAAATCCGAGATGTCAAATTCGTACGTATTTCCATTGGTCTACCttactttaatctcattcatatcaattctagtaaaccaaacacctaacgctcgttacttcaacgtcttccagacggtggcggcatctttttctttaagaatgtggttaagaaaaaATGTGCCAGCATTTGTGCTATGGAGGCCATGGCCACAGCGGGCGGCCAGCTGCCAGGCCACCACCACAGCGCGCCGGAAGCGAATTCTCACGTCTGACGACGGACTGCTCAACAATTTGTAAAACAAGCTAAACAGTGGCTAAACGTactagcgcacctaatttgcatctggcctaaccacgctaaatcgtgcGTCAGTTTACGGGACAGCCTAAGGAGCTCGTTCTGatgaaaatccggcgtcggccgTCGTACTACGTCAGTCGGAAAGAAAATCCCAGAATTTCCGAAATcagaatatataaaaatataaatagtTGGCTCGAACCCAAGCTAGTGCGTCAGGAATTGCGCGTAATGAAAAGGCGGTGTAACAGTGCTTCATTCTGCTGAAACAAATGGTTCGTATATGTATGTACAGGCGTAGTATGTCGTGCAGTGTAACTTGCAATGTGTAGTGATTGGTAATCGATAATGTTAATTAGTAACTGATAATTGGTAATGTGATCGGTAATTGTGATTGTAACCGATGACCGTGATGTAATTGTGGATTGGTAATCAGTGATAAATgagaaatgaaagaaataaagagaggaaAAGGGAGGAGGCGGCGCTATCGGGTCTACTctcaaggcgaagcttaagcgtcctcctaattTTTTACTATAATATATCCGCACCTCCTGTCCTGATATGATGGTGAGAATCATTACAGGCAGACTTGGGTTTGGAACGGCAGTTCTTGTGCATCGTCCACCGAAAAGGCGTGGCTCCTATCACAGCTATTACATGGTCTCGATGACACGCAACCCGCGTGCCGACACGCCACGGCCACGCGTGGCTGCCATACGGCCTCGTGACACCTCCGCTGCAGACGCGTCGAGTTCCCCTCCGAACTCGACGCGTCTGCACGTTGCACGTTGTGGAGAGAGCAGTGGTGACGCAGAGCGAGGCGAATCTGCACATCCTTGGTAAATTACGCTATGCTGCGAAAATCTCTAAACCCTAAAGGAAACTCCACGCCGCGAGTGGGGCATATCATGTGTAATAATAATACCAGGCGGATCCCTCTAACTACAAAACATCACGGGCCTGCATCGCAAGC
Protein-coding sequences here:
- the LOC144118559 gene encoding uncharacterized protein LOC144118559, with amino-acid sequence MSWAVLARAILLGVLLDAGRRGHAASHEGLFAHADETPVPELTWRRLGAASEEPSTSPSGPELSRRDGKGGTAAGVVAVAEAGKPGKIVLLSAGQLLNGTGAYRVAGDDRVRKAAGFEVAYDYYFKPQDPTVPNSSFKSMTKKSMPLILATAFLVILVVCIAVCISGICWERTRRLVAARASAGSGMGPPDLPRDAAAGDSGGAGYGNDKYMI